A region from the uncultured Holophaga sp. genome encodes:
- a CDS encoding YfbR-like 5'-deoxynucleotidase, with protein sequence MMPELALEPSQIMAMGQVYRWHTRRVARTQNILEHSAAVALLAIHLAGPEISERDRADLLHWSLVHDAHEAVYGDTPFPAKRLLEDQGIRIDQHCQEQFWGQDPTMDIPMGLLSLVDAADTLEAALWARHHAPEIAVIVAEQALEKSRELTPEQAGRLMQALGRLA encoded by the coding sequence ATGATGCCTGAACTCGCCCTCGAACCCTCCCAGATCATGGCCATGGGGCAGGTCTACCGCTGGCACACCCGCCGGGTGGCTCGGACCCAGAACATCCTGGAGCACAGCGCGGCTGTTGCCCTGCTGGCGATCCACCTGGCCGGCCCGGAGATCAGCGAGAGGGACCGCGCTGACCTGCTCCACTGGTCCCTGGTCCACGACGCCCACGAGGCGGTCTACGGTGACACCCCGTTCCCGGCCAAGCGGCTGCTGGAGGACCAGGGGATCCGCATCGACCAGCACTGCCAGGAGCAATTCTGGGGGCAGGATCCGACGATGGACATCCCCATGGGTCTGCTCTCCCTGGTGGATGCTGCCGACACCCTGGAGGCGGCTCTGTGGGCCCGCCACCATGCCCCTGAGATCGCCGTGATCGTGGCTGAGCAGGCCCTGGAGAAGAGCCGAGAGCTGACGCCGGAACAGGCTGGGCGGCTCATGCAGGCGCTGGGGAGGCTGGCATGA
- a CDS encoding helix-turn-helix transcriptional regulator: METLADRFSDLMKLRNLSGRKLASIAGVHYTMVYRIASGTTSNPNEEDLNKLASALNVSPLWLRSGIGDDPRLTVNEKVDPYTVLGALANGEDADRMAAALEALVLAVLPLGIGPDGHRLNEVLQALIERSKREEKDPTKEWALEEMAKLNMRK, translated from the coding sequence ATGGAAACACTGGCAGATAGGTTTTCAGACCTCATGAAGCTCAGGAACTTGAGCGGGCGAAAGCTGGCGTCCATCGCGGGCGTTCACTACACGATGGTTTACCGAATCGCGAGCGGAACCACCTCGAACCCCAACGAGGAAGACCTCAACAAGCTAGCGTCAGCGCTGAATGTTTCACCTTTGTGGCTTCGATCTGGGATCGGCGATGATCCTAGGCTGACCGTTAACGAGAAGGTCGATCCCTACACAGTCCTCGGCGCGCTTGCCAATGGTGAAGACGCCGATCGGATGGCTGCGGCATTGGAGGCGCTGGTGCTCGCAGTCCTTCCACTTGGAATTGGGCCGGACGGCCACCGGCTGAACGAAGTCCTGCAGGCCCTCATCGAGAGATCCAAACGCGAAGAGAAAGACCCCACCAAGGAGTGGGCACTTGAGGAAATGGCGAAGCTGAACATGAGGAAATAG
- a CDS encoding DUF4823 domain-containing protein, protein MKSIIAAIMTAVALGSISCSIPRSEPGGGHIQGMTVSPTEKVFIMSVRDGQEPGYPQAIGSGNALSSALGETLNAHGVVFTKPSSWAGDMDTAFQEAKAKGCGYVLSADITLWEDNATVLTANGDKLAISLNLFEVKSKNLVATGSFYRVATGITLLLGQTPQRFIKESANGALQKMYGWHDE, encoded by the coding sequence ATGAAGTCCATAATCGCCGCAATCATGACCGCTGTAGCCCTCGGGAGCATCAGCTGCTCCATCCCAAGATCCGAACCTGGAGGCGGCCATATCCAGGGCATGACAGTGTCACCGACCGAGAAGGTCTTCATCATGAGTGTCCGTGATGGTCAGGAGCCCGGGTACCCTCAGGCCATCGGATCAGGCAATGCTCTCTCCAGCGCATTGGGCGAAACGCTCAATGCCCATGGCGTGGTATTCACCAAGCCAAGCTCATGGGCAGGTGACATGGACACGGCATTTCAGGAAGCCAAGGCCAAGGGTTGCGGATACGTTCTGAGTGCCGATATCACCCTCTGGGAGGACAATGCCACGGTGCTGACCGCCAACGGAGATAAACTGGCCATCTCCCTGAATCTGTTCGAGGTCAAATCCAAGAACCTGGTCGCCACCGGATCATTCTACCGCGTGGCCACCGGCATCACCCTATTGCTCGGACAGACGCCCCAGCGATTCATCAAAGAGTCAGCAAATGGCGCCCTCCAGAAAATGTACGGATGGCACGACGAGTAA